One part of the Paroedura picta isolate Pp20150507F chromosome 5, Ppicta_v3.0, whole genome shotgun sequence genome encodes these proteins:
- the LMNTD1 gene encoding lamin tail domain-containing protein 1 isoform X4: MEFLLSVISEEAENSTAIEKLQSEHKDRQQRIKDLEERLKEAHDHIQTKLKALDAIQEKNADLQQEIVSLKGTLGCIKGMETTQCQLPPTQLQLQQNSEPKPAISTIPLENVLYSRFTESHSVTSLLPGESPSRLIRFPEKSLSTLDKILAPSCSTMLQNQCIACSSSSSHETNILGQGQDYITYLLAKANEIPSLWRLIGKAEDKLIPAEYFSSSACSATGNLKIVELHPSGHFVKIINSSPDTEEDIGDYILQQNLNGHPVSTYKFSPRIRMKAKSEIKVWAANSKMTHKPPVHFLWKKLDKFILGPQCTTILCNTSGQAVAWYTPINRNQKQTLEGEENVGLFDDHMSNSLQIHMPKNRYEHKTEDTMQTTVPPSPAEKEKEPEFILRILFCFLKITVP, from the exons GTCATCTCCGAAGAGGCTGAAAACAGCACGGCCATTGAAAAACTGCAGTCAGAGCACAAGGACAGACAACAGCGCATCAAGGACTTGGAAGAAAGGCTAAAG gaagCACATGATCACATTCAAACCAAGTTAAAAGCTCTAGATGCTATTCAGGAAAAAAATGCTGACCTGCAACAAGAAATTGTGTCCCTGAAAGGTACACTTGGATGTATAAAAGG AATGGAGACAACACAATGCCAACTGCCTCCTACTCAACTCCAGTTGCAGCAGAACTCAGAGCCCAAACCAGCCATCTCAACAATACCTTTGGAGAATGTGCTCTATTCACGGTTTACGGAATCCCATTCAGTAACCAGCCTGTTACCTGGAGAATCACCATCCAGACTAATCAGATTTCCTGAAAAATCACTTTCTACACTAGATAAAATTTTAG CTCCCAGCTGCAGCACTATGCTACAAAATCAATGCATTGCCTGCTCCAGCTCTTCCAGCCATGAAACCAACATACTTGGACAAGGTCAGGATTACATCACATATTTACTTGCAAAGGCCAATGAAATCCCCTCCTTGTGGCGCCTCATAGGGAAAGCAGAAGATAAGCTGATTCCTGCAGAATACTTCAGTTCTTCAGCATGCAG TGCTACTGGGAACCTTAAAATTGTTGAACTTCATCCAAGCGGTCATTTTGTGAAGATAATTAACAGTTCTCCTGACACAGAAGAGGATATTGGAGACTACATACTCCAGCAAAACCTCAATGGACACCCAGTATCAACTTACAAATTTTCCCCAAGGATCAGAATGAAAGCTAAATCTGAAATAAAA GTATGGGCAGCAAATTCAAAAATGACTCATAAACCTCCAGTACATTTTCTGTGGAAAAAGCTTGACAAGTTTATATTGGGTCCGCAATGTACCACCATCCTTTGCAACACTTCTGGGCAG GCCGTTGCTTGGTACACTCCAATAAATCGAAACCAAAAGCAAACATTGGAAGGGGAAGAGAATGTTGGGCTCTTTGATGACCACATGTCAAACTCTTTGCAAATCCACATGCCAAAAAACAGATATGAACATAAAACAGAAGACACAATGCAGACAACAGTCCCCCCAAGTCCtgcagagaaggagaaagaaccaGAATTCATTCTAAG